DNA from Mycobacterium sp. SMC-8:
GTGCGCCGAGGTGAACCCGATCAGGCTGCCCTGGCTGTCGGTGCCGATGGCGGTCAGCGTGCACAGCGTCTCGCCGTCGACGACGAGCCCGGAGCCGCCACCGAGGGCCACCGGCGGTGCGGCGTGGGCGGGAACGGTGGCGAGGGTCAGCAGGGCGACCAGAGCCAGGAGCGCCGCGCGGACCGGCAGAAAGCGCCCGCTCGTGTTCAAATGTCAATCCCCTATCGAGGTGCCCGACCCGCCCAGCAAGGAACTCGCGCAGTCTATCCTCGGGCGGAATCGTTTAGTGGGACGCCACGTGGCAACATGAACGCGACCGAGAAGAGTGGCCGGAAGGAAGCCCCGCGTGAGCGATCGCAGAAACGGCGTGCCGAACACCGTGACGTCGATACCGCTGGTGGACCCTCACGCACCGAAACCCGACCCGTCGATCGGGGATCTGGTCAAGGACGCGACCGCGCAGGTGTCGACGCTGGTGCGGGCCGAGGTCGAGCTGGCCAAGGCCGAGATCACCCGGGACGTCAAGAAAGGGCTCACCGGCAGCGTCTTCTTCATCGCCGCGCTGGTCGTGCTGTTCTATTCGACCTTCTTCTTCTTCTTTTTCCTGGCCGAGCTGCTCGACAACTGGCTGTGGAAATGGGCGGCCTATCTGATCGTCTTCGGCATCATGGTCGTTCTCACCGGGCTGCTCGCGCTGTTCGGTTACCTGAAGGTGCGCCGTATTCGGGGTCCCCAGAAGACCATCGAGACGGTCAAGGAGATCCCGGAGGCGTTCACCCCCGGCCCGGACAAGAGAACCGTAGCGACCACCAACGGCGATCCGTCGACGCAAAAAGACCCCTCAGGCTGGTAATGAACCCACCCGATCCGTCGGTGGTGCGCATCGGCGGGCCGTGGCGGCATCTGGACGTGCACGCCAACGGGATTCGTTTCCACGTGGTGGAAGCGCAGCGCCCAGCCGAGCTCGACGACCGGTCACGCCCGTTGACGGACCGCCCGCTGGTCATCCTGCTGCACGGATTCGGGTCATTCTGGTGGTCGTGGCGCCATCAGCTCACCGGTCTGACCGGTGCCCGCGTCGTGGCCGTGGACCTGCGCGGCTACGGCGGCAGCGACAAGCCGCCGCGCGGATACGACGGGTGGACGCTGGCCGGGGACACCGCGGGCTTGGTCCGGGCACTGGGCCACAACAGCGCCACCCTGGTCGGCCACGCAGACGG
Protein-coding regions in this window:
- a CDS encoding phage holin family protein produces the protein MSDRRNGVPNTVTSIPLVDPHAPKPDPSIGDLVKDATAQVSTLVRAEVELAKAEITRDVKKGLTGSVFFIAALVVLFYSTFFFFFFLAELLDNWLWKWAAYLIVFGIMVVLTGLLALFGYLKVRRIRGPQKTIETVKEIPEAFTPGPDKRTVATTNGDPSTQKDPSGW